The Epilithonimonas zeae genome contains a region encoding:
- a CDS encoding alpha/beta hydrolase-fold protein, producing MEFFLTSEDNDDRPIFITGNFNKWNPKDSKFELEKLNEDNYYINIPEEILNDEIEYKFTKGGWENVEIDKYDNITPNRKTKKEKKKVQDSVEKWRLNWGPFKQEFFPIVELMDEEFYIPQLDKTRKVWALLPYDYYDSEKSYPVLYLQDAQNLFNEGSAYGNWEIDKKLSLLAEYGRGDLIVIAVEHGNDDRIKEYIFDNEDVTKNAEGKKYLRFITDTLKPWIDKNYRTKKDRENTGIGGSSLGGLISIYGGFLYPEVYSKLLIFSPSLWVEPENDFPMINFTNPYKIKVYLYGGRLEGSRMVGRIRLFEKALKKLTAQKSFDFEVRTNISDKGTHQEFFWSQEFPRAVEWLYIDSLESPVKAKNELENDINSIGL from the coding sequence ATGGAGTTTTTTCTGACATCAGAAGATAATGATGACCGACCGATTTTCATTACCGGGAATTTCAACAAGTGGAATCCGAAAGATTCAAAGTTTGAATTGGAAAAATTGAATGAGGATAATTATTACATCAATATTCCCGAAGAAATTTTAAATGATGAAATCGAATATAAGTTCACAAAAGGCGGTTGGGAAAATGTGGAAATTGATAAATATGATAACATCACACCGAACAGAAAGACAAAAAAAGAGAAAAAGAAAGTACAAGATTCTGTAGAAAAATGGAGATTGAATTGGGGACCTTTCAAACAAGAATTTTTCCCGATTGTAGAATTGATGGATGAAGAATTTTATATTCCTCAGCTCGACAAAACCAGAAAAGTCTGGGCGCTTTTGCCTTATGATTATTATGATTCAGAGAAGAGTTATCCGGTTTTGTATCTTCAGGATGCGCAGAATTTGTTCAATGAAGGTTCGGCTTACGGAAATTGGGAAATCGATAAAAAATTGTCTTTGCTTGCAGAATATGGTCGCGGGGATTTGATTGTAATAGCTGTTGAACATGGCAACGATGATAGAATCAAGGAATATATTTTTGATAATGAAGATGTGACAAAAAATGCTGAAGGCAAAAAATATTTGAGATTCATCACAGACACATTGAAACCTTGGATTGACAAAAATTACAGAACTAAAAAAGATAGAGAAAACACAGGAATTGGTGGAAGTTCTTTGGGTGGATTGATCAGCATCTATGGGGGATTTCTTTATCCGGAAGTCTATTCCAAATTATTGATTTTTTCTCCGTCTCTTTGGGTTGAGCCTGAAAATGATTTTCCGATGATAAACTTCACTAATCCTTACAAGATCAAAGTTTATCTCTACGGCGGAAGATTAGAAGGCTCCCGAATGGTTGGGAGAATCAGGTTATTTGAAAAAGCTTTGAAGAAATTGACAGCTCAGAAATCATTCGATTTTGAAGTCAGAACCAACATCAGCGACAAAGGAACACATCAGGAATTTTTCTGGTCCCAGGAATTTCCAAGAGCAGTAGAATGGCTTTACATCGATAGTCTCGAAAGTCCTGTGAAAGCCAAGAATGAATTAGAAAATGACATCAATAGCATCGGGCTCTAG
- a CDS encoding M17 family metallopeptidase, translated as MIKIYNKKESTIQNIYLFSEDDWEQEKSSYPNVELFFNGKKNEIFIKTQSDKFDFFIGIGKDSKGFEIQAIANKFANDYKKNLQAVATSVHSKLGLNLTEEFVKGLFLGTYLYPFEKSHPFWQENFELHFENISEEEGKDLALKTEALCNGQFAGMEWLNKPANHKKVNQISDFLKSTADRYGLKYKSFNREESIKEGLGAFVAVNQGSSQEASFTILEYNCRKDDAKTFGLVGKCVLFDTGGISIKPSDNMHYMKSDMGGASAVIGALITASELKLPVNIIAILPITDNAVSENAYLPSDVVTAYNGKTIEVLNTDAEGRMTLADGLSYLSKNYKTDVLIDLATLTGSSVRMFGYTCGAYFSNNNDLKIKLEKSADKTNQRLWNLPLWDIWKDDFTSDVADFKNISMKPFGDCIIAGKFLEQFIEGHPNWAHLDIAGVAFGNVGYAKDKAATGYGIQLLLDLIENY; from the coding sequence ATGATCAAAATTTACAATAAAAAAGAATCAACAATACAAAACATATATCTGTTCAGCGAAGATGATTGGGAACAGGAAAAAAGCTCGTATCCGAATGTTGAATTATTCTTCAATGGGAAAAAGAATGAAATTTTCATCAAAACTCAGTCTGATAAATTTGATTTCTTCATTGGAATCGGGAAAGATTCGAAAGGTTTTGAAATTCAGGCAATAGCCAACAAATTTGCGAATGATTACAAAAAAAATCTGCAGGCAGTTGCGACTTCGGTTCATTCAAAGTTAGGATTGAATTTGACGGAAGAATTTGTAAAAGGTTTATTCTTGGGAACGTACCTCTACCCTTTTGAGAAATCGCATCCGTTTTGGCAGGAGAATTTTGAACTTCATTTTGAAAATATTTCTGAGGAAGAAGGAAAAGATCTAGCCTTGAAAACAGAAGCACTTTGCAACGGACAATTTGCCGGAATGGAATGGCTGAACAAACCAGCCAATCACAAAAAAGTGAATCAGATTTCAGATTTTTTGAAATCGACCGCAGATAGATATGGATTAAAATATAAATCATTCAACAGAGAAGAATCGATTAAGGAAGGTTTAGGTGCGTTTGTAGCTGTAAATCAAGGAAGTTCACAGGAAGCATCTTTCACGATTTTGGAATACAATTGCAGAAAAGATGATGCAAAAACTTTCGGCTTAGTGGGAAAATGTGTTTTGTTTGACACAGGCGGAATCTCCATCAAGCCATCTGACAATATGCATTATATGAAAAGCGATATGGGCGGAGCAAGCGCCGTTATCGGAGCGTTGATTACAGCTTCGGAACTGAAACTTCCAGTCAATATCATCGCTATTCTTCCGATTACAGATAATGCTGTTTCGGAAAATGCGTATTTGCCAAGCGATGTTGTAACGGCTTACAATGGAAAAACAATTGAAGTGCTAAACACTGATGCAGAAGGAAGAATGACTTTAGCTGACGGACTTTCTTACTTGTCAAAAAATTACAAAACCGATGTTTTGATAGATTTGGCAACACTTACCGGAAGTTCGGTTAGAATGTTTGGCTACACTTGTGGAGCTTATTTTTCTAACAATAATGATTTGAAAATCAAACTGGAAAAATCTGCGGATAAAACCAACCAAAGACTTTGGAATCTTCCACTTTGGGATATTTGGAAAGATGATTTCACTTCGGATGTTGCTGATTTTAAAAATATATCGATGAAACCTTTTGGAGACTGTATTATTGCAGGAAAATTTTTGGAACAGTTTATAGAAGGTCATCCAAATTGGGCGCATCTTGATATCGCAGGCGTTGCTTTTGGAAATGTTGGTTATGCCAAAGATAAAGCGGCGACTGGTTATGGCATTCAACTTTTATTAGATTTAATTGAAAACTATTAG
- a CDS encoding ATP-grasp domain-containing protein: MNMEKTIVCISCYYKGYDFMDECKKIGNKVILITSENLKERPWPWHAIDEVYYMPELEPSVWNLDHLVQGFAYLMKNHQIDAVIALDDFDVEKAAMIRETYRIPGMGQTTHRYFRDKLAMRQQAKDNGISVPEFSSIFNDAKLHQFTQDVPGPWVLKPRSEASASGIKKINSAEELWPAVENLGDERYKFLLESFKPGDVYHVDCLVYNKEIVFSCFSKYLSPPMKVSHEGGVFRTKTLDKNSEEAKGLNEINKQVLDKFGIQNGATHSEYIRGTDGRYYFLETSSRVGGAHIPDMVEAATGVNIWREWAKLENALLDGTQYSVEETHKLFGGLIVALAKDKHPDTHNLQSEEVEKFLPIDYHVGIVYKAKTADIIEERLDQAAEVVTEQILNILPPKDKPTS; encoded by the coding sequence ATGAATATGGAAAAAACGATTGTCTGTATCTCCTGTTATTACAAAGGTTACGATTTTATGGACGAGTGCAAAAAAATCGGGAACAAAGTCATTTTAATCACTTCGGAAAATCTGAAGGAAAGACCTTGGCCTTGGCACGCTATCGATGAAGTTTATTATATGCCGGAACTGGAACCTTCGGTTTGGAATCTTGACCATTTGGTTCAGGGATTCGCATATTTGATGAAAAATCATCAGATCGATGCTGTGATTGCATTAGATGATTTCGATGTGGAAAAAGCGGCGATGATTCGTGAAACTTACCGTATTCCTGGAATGGGACAGACAACGCATCGTTATTTCAGAGATAAATTGGCAATGCGCCAACAGGCAAAAGACAACGGAATTTCTGTACCAGAATTTTCATCAATTTTCAATGATGCAAAACTACATCAGTTCACACAAGATGTTCCCGGACCTTGGGTCTTGAAACCTCGTTCCGAAGCTTCAGCCAGCGGCATTAAGAAAATCAATTCAGCCGAAGAACTTTGGCCGGCTGTGGAAAATCTTGGTGATGAACGTTACAAATTTCTTTTAGAATCTTTCAAGCCAGGCGATGTTTATCACGTGGATTGTCTGGTTTACAATAAAGAAATCGTGTTTTCCTGCTTTTCAAAATATCTTTCTCCACCGATGAAAGTTTCTCACGAAGGCGGTGTTTTCCGTACCAAAACTCTGGACAAAAATTCAGAAGAAGCAAAAGGTTTAAACGAAATTAACAAACAAGTTCTGGACAAATTCGGAATCCAAAACGGCGCAACTCACAGCGAATATATCAGAGGAACTGACGGACGATATTATTTCCTGGAAACGTCTTCCAGAGTTGGCGGAGCACATATTCCTGATATGGTAGAAGCTGCGACTGGTGTCAACATCTGGAGAGAATGGGCAAAATTGGAAAACGCACTTTTAGATGGAACTCAATATTCTGTGGAAGAAACTCATAAATTATTTGGAGGATTGATTGTGGCATTAGCTAAAGATAAACATCCCGACACTCACAATTTGCAAAGTGAAGAAGTAGAAAAATTTTTACCAATCGATTATCACGTTGGGATTGTTTACAAAGCAAAAACAGCAGATATCATCGAGGAAAGATTAGACCAAGCAGCAGAAGTTGTCACAGAACAGATTCTAAATATTCTTCCTCCAAAAGATAAACCGACAAGTTAA
- a CDS encoding alpha/beta hydrolase-fold protein — protein MPQITHTDYYSHILGMSLQVEVTGHFGYPIIMFPTSQGSYTQNADFHLNGSISHFTDNGILKLFNVQTIDKFSFYDKGISPYERIRNYEMYVQFLAQEFIPYIQRTHNTHRVAVAGASFGGYHAANFAFRFPDLVSHLFCLSGAFNIRNFMDGYQDQLIYFNCPDEFVKNDEAWKYKHMHIVLSTSDRDICLEPTRKMAGILTEKGINHWYDEQKWIDHDWVLWRMVFPKFIGRFFG, from the coding sequence ATGCCACAAATAACACATACAGATTATTATTCACACATTCTCGGGATGAGCCTTCAGGTCGAAGTTACAGGACATTTCGGTTACCCGATTATTATGTTTCCAACTTCTCAAGGGTCTTATACTCAGAATGCAGATTTCCATTTGAACGGAAGCATTTCTCACTTCACAGACAATGGAATTTTAAAATTATTCAATGTTCAGACGATTGATAAATTCAGTTTTTATGACAAAGGAATTTCTCCTTATGAAAGAATCAGAAACTACGAAATGTATGTTCAGTTTTTGGCTCAGGAGTTCATTCCTTACATCCAAAGAACCCACAACACACATCGCGTTGCCGTAGCAGGTGCAAGCTTCGGAGGTTATCACGCTGCGAATTTCGCGTTCAGATTTCCGGATTTGGTTTCGCATCTTTTCTGCCTGTCAGGCGCTTTTAACATCAGGAATTTTATGGACGGTTATCAAGACCAACTGATTTATTTCAATTGCCCAGACGAATTCGTGAAAAATGACGAAGCCTGGAAATATAAACATATGCATATTGTTCTCAGCACATCTGACCGTGACATTTGTTTGGAACCAACTAGAAAAATGGCAGGAATCTTAACTGAAAAAGGAATCAATCATTGGTATGATGAACAAAAATGGATAGACCACGACTGGGTGCTTTGGAGAATGGTTTTTCCCAAGTTCATAGGTAGGTTTTTCGGGTAA
- a CDS encoding ATP-grasp domain-containing protein, producing MAKKIGILFGMEDTFPWAFIDKVNELGKGEYIAEPVQIDKLEQGADYGYAVIIDRISQDVPFYRAYLKNAAVNGTYVINNPFWWSADEKFFNNALMSKIGIPLPKTVLLPSHERPTNTSETSFRNLKFPHDWEYIFNYIGFPAYMKPHDGGGWRNVYRVESPEDMWAKHAETEQLVMMVQEEIVFEDYYRVYCLGRKYVHIMPYEPRNPHHLRYATTHQTEGKELEKLLKTITDYTIKMNEALGYDFNTVEFAVRDGIPYAIDFCNPAPDADRNSVGEENFQWIVEHAAKLAIEKAKDYKPGKINIDWGKFVTNQL from the coding sequence ATGGCAAAAAAAATTGGAATTTTATTCGGAATGGAAGATACTTTTCCGTGGGCTTTTATTGATAAAGTCAATGAATTAGGAAAAGGAGAATATATCGCAGAACCGGTTCAAATAGATAAATTAGAACAAGGTGCAGATTATGGTTACGCTGTGATTATCGACAGGATTTCACAAGATGTTCCATTTTACAGAGCTTATCTTAAAAATGCGGCTGTTAACGGAACTTACGTTATCAATAATCCATTTTGGTGGAGTGCAGATGAAAAATTCTTCAACAATGCATTGATGTCAAAAATAGGGATTCCGTTGCCGAAAACCGTTTTACTACCTTCACACGAAAGACCAACAAACACTTCTGAAACATCTTTCAGAAATTTGAAATTCCCTCACGATTGGGAATACATTTTTAATTATATTGGTTTTCCTGCTTATATGAAACCTCACGACGGCGGTGGCTGGAGAAATGTCTATCGAGTTGAAAGTCCTGAAGATATGTGGGCAAAACACGCTGAGACAGAACAATTGGTAATGATGGTTCAAGAAGAGATTGTCTTTGAGGATTATTATAGAGTGTATTGTCTGGGCAGAAAATATGTTCACATTATGCCTTACGAGCCGAGAAACCCACACCATTTGAGATATGCAACTACACATCAAACAGAAGGAAAGGAACTCGAAAAGTTATTAAAAACAATTACGGATTATACCATCAAAATGAATGAAGCTCTGGGTTACGATTTCAACACAGTGGAATTTGCTGTGAGAGACGGAATTCCTTATGCGATTGATTTCTGTAATCCGGCTCCTGATGCAGATAGAAATTCAGTTGGAGAAGAAAATTTCCAATGGATTGTAGAACACGCTGCAAAACTAGCAATCGAAAAAGCTAAAGACTACAAGCCTGGCAAAATCAATATCGATTGGGGAAAATTTGTAACCAATCAGCTTTAA
- a CDS encoding carboxylate-amine ligase: MHRFTIGVEEEYQIIDAESRDLVSHVSKIIEGGKAVLSENLKHEMHESVVEMETGICENIQQARQELTDLRRHLVKTAHDQGLRVSGGGTHPFSHWKDNIITKDARYDKIVSDMGDVARSNLIFGLHVHIGIPDREEGIRIQNVMRYFLPHVYALSTNSPFWVGRLTGFKSYRQEVFAKFPRTGLPSYFSSVAEFDAYVNLMVKTGTIDNAKKIWWDLRVHPFYPTIEFRICDMPLTIDETVCLAAIMQALVAKVYKMHQQNTSYRSYRRLLLTENKWRASKDGIDAHLIDFGKEASVPYRDLLEELLLFIDDVVDDLGCRKEVEYAREIVKNGTGADRQLKVFHESGGDMKKVVDYMIYETEKGLL; this comes from the coding sequence ATGCACAGATTCACAATTGGTGTTGAGGAAGAATATCAAATCATCGATGCGGAAAGCCGCGATTTGGTTTCTCACGTTTCCAAAATAATAGAAGGAGGAAAAGCAGTTCTCAGCGAAAATCTAAAACACGAGATGCACGAGTCGGTCGTTGAAATGGAAACAGGCATCTGTGAAAATATCCAACAGGCGCGCCAGGAATTGACTGACCTTAGAAGACATCTTGTAAAAACGGCTCACGACCAAGGTTTGCGAGTTTCCGGAGGTGGAACACATCCATTCTCGCACTGGAAAGATAATATCATTACAAAAGATGCCCGTTACGATAAAATCGTAAGCGATATGGGCGATGTTGCAAGATCGAATTTGATTTTTGGATTGCACGTTCACATCGGGATTCCTGACCGAGAAGAAGGTATCAGAATCCAGAATGTGATGCGTTACTTTTTACCTCACGTATACGCTTTATCAACTAATTCCCCATTTTGGGTTGGACGATTGACGGGTTTCAAATCTTACAGACAGGAAGTTTTTGCTAAATTCCCAAGAACGGGATTACCAAGTTATTTTAGCAGTGTTGCAGAATTTGATGCCTATGTCAATCTGATGGTAAAAACCGGAACGATTGATAATGCGAAGAAAATCTGGTGGGATTTGAGAGTTCATCCTTTCTACCCGACCATTGAATTCAGGATTTGTGATATGCCCTTGACTATTGATGAAACGGTTTGTCTTGCGGCAATTATGCAGGCTTTGGTTGCAAAAGTTTATAAAATGCACCAGCAAAATACAAGTTACAGAAGTTACAGAAGACTTCTACTAACTGAAAATAAATGGCGTGCTTCCAAAGATGGAATAGATGCACATCTGATTGATTTTGGAAAAGAAGCCAGCGTTCCATATCGTGACCTTTTGGAAGAACTATTACTTTTTATTGATGATGTTGTTGATGATTTAGGCTGTCGAAAAGAAGTTGAATACGCCAGAGAAATTGTGAAAAACGGCACCGGTGCCGACAGACAATTGAAAGTTTTTCACGAAAGCGGCGGTGATATGAAGAAAGTTGTAGATTATATGATTTACGAAACCGAGAAAGGACTTTTGTAA
- a CDS encoding type II toxin-antitoxin system RelE/ParE family toxin, whose amino-acid sequence MEIEIVWTDRAEKGLFKTIEYLKSNWTKKEILRLEDNIHKFIERIKLQPSLYPKTIRFKHLHKGMVDENNYIVYKINPKKKQIVIINFRDGKQKSIY is encoded by the coding sequence ATGGAAATAGAAATCGTCTGGACAGATCGTGCAGAAAAAGGGCTTTTCAAAACAATTGAATATCTAAAATCAAATTGGACAAAAAAGGAAATTCTGCGATTGGAAGACAATATCCATAAATTCATTGAACGAATCAAATTACAGCCAAGTCTATATCCTAAAACTATTAGATTCAAACATCTGCATAAAGGAATGGTTGATGAAAATAACTATATCGTTTACAAAATAAATCCGAAAAAGAAACAAATTGTAATAATTAATTTCAGAGACGGTAAGCAAAAATCAATTTATTAA
- a CDS encoding type 1 glutamine amidotransferase, with protein MNMSKNDVRIALLDMNNNHPNQGMRNIKELSKAFQEQSEYDVSLELFDVRYKNEMPNIEDFDIFISSGGPGNPHREGYEWEQRFADFLKQIWEHNKTNEQKKYLFLVCHSFQLAVIHFGIANVCKRKSYSFGVMPIHKSEDGEQEFLFKNLPDPFYGVDSRAYQCIEPNQEKLDELGMKIVALEKIRPTVHLERAMMAVRFSDEIFGTQFHPEADPLGFIKNLEDEKNKEAMIETFGMEKYLETIDRMDDDDKIVLTRAQIIPRFLQLASEQIIKNLVFG; from the coding sequence ATGAATATGAGTAAAAATGATGTAAGAATTGCACTTCTTGATATGAACAATAATCATCCAAATCAAGGGATGAGAAATATAAAAGAGCTATCGAAAGCCTTTCAGGAGCAGTCGGAATACGATGTTTCACTGGAGCTTTTTGATGTTCGTTATAAAAATGAAATGCCAAATATTGAAGATTTTGACATCTTCATTTCTTCTGGTGGCCCGGGAAATCCACATCGCGAAGGTTATGAATGGGAGCAGAGATTTGCTGATTTTTTGAAGCAGATTTGGGAACACAACAAAACCAATGAACAGAAAAAATATCTGTTTTTGGTTTGCCATTCTTTCCAATTAGCTGTTATTCATTTTGGGATTGCAAATGTATGCAAGAGAAAATCATATTCTTTCGGCGTGATGCCAATCCATAAATCGGAAGATGGCGAGCAGGAATTTTTATTTAAAAATCTACCCGATCCTTTCTACGGTGTTGATTCCAGAGCGTACCAATGTATTGAACCAAATCAGGAAAAATTGGACGAGTTGGGAATGAAAATCGTGGCTTTGGAAAAAATCCGCCCAACAGTTCATCTGGAAAGAGCAATGATGGCAGTTCGTTTTTCTGACGAGATTTTCGGAACACAATTTCATCCGGAAGCTGACCCGCTTGGCTTCATCAAAAATCTGGAAGACGAAAAAAATAAGGAAGCGATGATTGAAACCTTTGGGATGGAAAAATATCTTGAAACAATTGACAGAATGGACGATGATGACAAAATCGTGTTAACCAGAGCACAAATTATCCCAAGATTTTTACAGCTTGCTTCTGAGCAAATTATTAAAAACTTGGTATTTGGTTAA
- a CDS encoding DUF421 domain-containing protein: MFDFKQILLGSEDWNFLLETVLRTGIMFFVIIFGLRLLGKRGVKQLSVFELVVIIGLGSAAGDPMFYKDVGIMPAIVVFTMIISLYTIITYLIGKSKKFEKLVEGKPICLIQDGVFCIDDFKKESLGEDEFFAELRLKGVSQLGQVEKAIEEISGEISVFYYEDKDVKYGLPIMPNSLENPRKTFTKTTHYSCTFCGYTQEFKSGEHSNCKVCKNDEWVESSNKKRVS, from the coding sequence ATGTTCGATTTTAAGCAAATTCTACTCGGTTCCGAAGATTGGAACTTCCTTCTAGAAACGGTTCTCAGGACTGGAATAATGTTCTTTGTCATCATTTTCGGACTTCGGCTTTTGGGAAAACGAGGCGTGAAACAATTATCAGTTTTTGAGCTTGTTGTGATTATCGGGCTCGGCTCTGCCGCTGGTGACCCGATGTTTTATAAAGATGTTGGAATAATGCCTGCGATTGTTGTTTTCACAATGATTATTAGCCTATATACTATTATTACTTACTTAATTGGCAAAAGCAAAAAATTTGAAAAGTTGGTTGAAGGCAAACCGATTTGTTTGATTCAGGATGGAGTTTTTTGTATTGATGATTTCAAGAAAGAATCCCTTGGAGAAGACGAATTCTTTGCGGAGCTAAGACTGAAAGGCGTTTCGCAACTTGGTCAGGTTGAAAAAGCGATTGAGGAAATTTCCGGTGAAATTAGTGTTTTTTATTACGAAGATAAAGATGTAAAATATGGTTTACCGATTATGCCCAATTCATTAGAAAATCCACGAAAGACATTTACTAAAACCACTCATTATTCTTGTACTTTTTGTGGCTATACTCAGGAATTCAAATCCGGAGAACACAGCAATTGTAAGGTCTGCAAAAATGATGAATGGGTAGAATCTTCCAATAAAAAAAGAGTCTCTTAA
- a CDS encoding HAD family hydrolase, with protein MKNTVIFDMDGVIVDTEPLHKKAYYQHFGELNIEVDAELFSKFTGKSTRNVYQMIKEIFGIDTNVEELIQRKRTLFYDLFDSDPALKLLDGVEILITNLYSSNFQLILASSAAKSTIDRVFKRFNLFPFFSHLVSGEDFPESKPNPAIFNEAQRLSGSEKSNCIIIEDSTNGIQAANAAEIFCIGYKSENSKNQNYETADLVIHHFDELKIDELKLI; from the coding sequence ATGAAAAATACGGTTATTTTTGATATGGACGGTGTGATTGTGGATACAGAACCACTTCACAAAAAAGCTTACTATCAACACTTCGGGGAACTGAATATCGAAGTTGACGCAGAATTATTCTCAAAATTTACAGGCAAATCGACCCGGAATGTCTATCAAATGATTAAAGAAATTTTTGGGATCGATACCAATGTTGAGGAATTAATCCAAAGAAAAAGAACCTTATTTTACGACTTATTCGATAGTGACCCAGCTTTGAAATTGTTAGATGGCGTAGAAATTCTAATCACAAACCTTTATTCTTCTAATTTCCAGTTGATATTAGCTTCTTCGGCTGCAAAATCTACGATTGACCGAGTATTTAAACGATTCAATTTATTTCCATTTTTCTCACATCTCGTGAGTGGAGAAGATTTCCCAGAATCTAAACCAAATCCTGCTATTTTTAATGAAGCACAAAGACTCTCAGGTAGTGAAAAATCAAATTGCATTATTATAGAAGACAGCACCAACGGAATCCAGGCTGCAAATGCTGCAGAGATATTCTGTATTGGTTACAAAAGTGAGAACAGCAAAAATCAGAATTACGAAACTGCCGATTTGGTCATTCATCATTTTGATGAATTGAAAATTGATGAATTGAAATTGATTTAA
- a CDS encoding GLPGLI family protein, with translation MKYRINIFLALVMLTNFAKAQTHRFIYDVIYKKDSTSEVTTKENYILDINKSETLFYTWDFYLADSLINNNIPFPKDMKLNTSNIIVHKIGNNQFEEYDLIENTVLNLKTENSQNWKLTDEKRQIKNLTLQKATTTWGGRHWIAWFATSFPFPEGPHKFHGLPGLIIELSDDKNNYRFELAKSEKIANPEENQFIEMSKQMSIPVDWKKYKAMKLNYYESPFNFIKNGIGNSKVEDFFLNDGTVVNSKNQREINNQLRNVIKKYNNPIELDKAINYP, from the coding sequence ATGAAATACAGAATTAATATTTTTTTAGCATTGGTAATGCTTACCAATTTTGCAAAGGCACAGACGCATCGTTTCATATATGATGTGATTTATAAAAAAGATTCTACATCTGAGGTTACTACGAAAGAAAATTACATCTTGGATATTAATAAGTCTGAAACGCTTTTCTACACTTGGGATTTTTATCTTGCAGACTCATTAATCAACAACAATATCCCTTTCCCTAAGGATATGAAACTGAATACGTCTAACATCATCGTTCACAAGATTGGAAATAATCAGTTTGAGGAATATGACCTGATAGAAAACACAGTTCTGAATCTAAAAACTGAGAACAGCCAAAACTGGAAATTGACCGATGAAAAGAGACAGATTAAAAATTTAACATTACAAAAAGCTACCACAACTTGGGGTGGAAGACATTGGATTGCTTGGTTCGCAACAAGTTTTCCTTTTCCAGAAGGTCCGCATAAATTTCACGGTTTGCCTGGTTTAATTATTGAACTTTCTGATGATAAAAACAATTACCGTTTTGAATTGGCTAAATCTGAAAAAATCGCAAATCCCGAAGAGAATCAATTCATAGAAATGTCTAAACAGATGAGCATCCCAGTAGACTGGAAAAAATATAAAGCAATGAAACTGAATTATTACGAATCTCCTTTCAACTTCATCAAAAACGGAATTGGTAATTCAAAAGTTGAAGATTTCTTTTTGAATGATGGAACAGTTGTCAACTCCAAAAACCAGAGAGAAATCAATAATCAACTGCGCAATGTTATCAAGAAATATAATAATCCTATAGAATTGGACAAAGCTATAAACTATCCTTGA